One part of the Solea solea chromosome 1, fSolSol10.1, whole genome shotgun sequence genome encodes these proteins:
- the gipc2 gene encoding PDZ domain-containing protein GIPC2, which yields MPLGPWRKKNKSTKEQLVDNEEVGGGHAGVGTVGKSTVNGAGLPPPPANLRPKLVFHTQLAHGSPTGRIEGFTNVKELYSKIAEAFNISPPELLFCTLNTHKIDMDKLLGGQIGLEDFIFAHIKGIKKEVEIYKSEDALGLTITDNGAGYAFIKRIKEGSVVDGVKVISVGDHIECINGHNIVGTRHYEVARMLKELPRDKSFTLKLVEPMKAFEMLEPRSKGAKPASDNKIGTGRGTLRLRSKGPATVEDEPTEFEEKAVKKVDDLLESYMGIRDTELAATMVEVGRDKNNPDEFAMALDETLGDFAFPDEFVFDVWGAIGDAKQGRF from the exons ATGCCGCTGGGACcgtggaggaagaaaaacaagtcgACGAAGGAGCAACTGGTGGACAACGAAGAGGTCGGCGGCGGTCACGCTGGTGTCGGGACCGTGGGTAAGTCCACGGTGAATGGAGCGGGACTCCCGCCTCCACCTGCCAACCTGCGGCCCAAACTGGTTTTCCACACGCAGCTGGCGCACGGAAGCCCCACGGGCCGGATCGAGGGATTCACCAACGTCAAGGAGCTGTACTCAAAAATAGCAGAGGCGTTTAATATCAGTCCACCTGAG CTCCTGTTCTGCACCCTGAACACCCACAAGATTGACATGGACAAGCTGCTGGGGGGGCAGATCGGCCTGGAGGATTTTATCTTCGCCCACATTAAAGGGATCAAGAAGGAGGTCGAAATTTATAAATCTGAAGACGCTCTTGGCCTCACCATCACAGACAACGGCGCGGGCTACGCTTTCATAAAG CGCATCAAAGAGGGCAGTGTCGTGGACGGGGTGAAGGTCATCTCTGTCGGCGACCACATAGAGTGCATTAACGGGCACAACATTGTCGGGACGCGGCATTACGAGGTGGCCCGCATGCTCAAAGAGCTGCCCCGAGACAAGTCCTTCACACTCAAACTGGTCGAGCCGATGAAGGCGTTTG AAATGCTTGAGCCCAGGTCAAAGGGAGCCAAACCTGCCAGTGACAACAAGATCGGCACAGGGAGGGGGACACTGAGACTCCGCTCCAAAGGCCCGGCTACTGTAGAGGACGAG CCAACAGAATTTGAGGAGAAGGCAGTGAAGAAAGTGGACGATCTCCTCGAGAGCTACATGGGCATCAGAGACACTGAACTCG CTGCTACGATGGTCGAGGTTGGCCGCGACAAAAATAACCCGGATGAGTTTGCCATGGCGTTGGACGAGACCCTCGGAGACTTCGCTTTCCCAGATGAGTTTGTCTTTGACGTGTGGGGAGCCATCGGTGACGCCAAGCAGGgaagattttaa